The Thermococcus sibiricus MM 739 DNA window TTATCACTCTCCATACTTCTTAAAGAGTTCTTCAAATTGCTCTTTGGTCTTTTCCATCAGGACAGCTATCTCTTCGATGTTTGGATTATACTTCATTCTTCCTATCTCTTCCCTAACAGGGAGTTTTGCAATTTCTTCGACTGGAATTCCCGCATCTATAGCCCTCATAGTATGTCTATAGAAATTGAGAATAACCCTCATCATTGTTACTTGCTTCTTTGGCAAGCAGTACGTATCAACTTCGTGGAAGGCATCTTGCTGGAGATAATCTTCTCTAAGCATTCTAGCCACAAGTAATATGGCCTTCTCTCTCTCGGGTAGTGCATCTGGCCCAACTATCCTAACTATTTCCTCAAGCTCTGATTCCTTCTGCAGGAGTGCCATTGCCTCATCTCTCATTGCTTTCCATTCTGGGTCAACGTTGTTTTGCCACCAGTCTTTGATCGAGTCTACATAAAGCGAATAACTTGTAAGCCAGTTAATAGCTGGGAAGTGCCTTCTTCTTGCAAGGTCAGCGTCTAAGGCCCAGAAGACCTTAACTACTCTCAAAGTGTTCTGAACAACTGGATCACTTAAGTCACCACCAGGAGGTGAAACAGCCCCAATGACACTAACACTTCCAATTCTATCATCACTTCCCAACGTTCTCACTCTACCCGCTCTTTCATAGAACTCAGCGACTTTTGAGGCCAAATATGCTGGATAACCCTCTTCACCGGGCATCTCCTCAAGTCTTCCAGAAATTTCTCTCAAAGCCTCTGCCCATCTTGAGGTTGAATCTGCCATAAGAGCCACGTTATACCCCATATCTCTAAAGTACTCGGCTATTGTAATTCCCGTATAAATAGAGGCTTCTCTCGCCGCAACGGGCATGTTTGAAGTGTTTGCTATAAGCACAGTCCTTTCCATTAATGGTTTTCCTGTTCTTGGATCTTTAAGTTTGGGGAACTCTTCAAGAACGTCCGTCATCTCGTTTCCTCTTTCACCACAACCGATGTACACAACAACCTCAGCATCACTCCACTTGGCCAATTGGTGCTGTGTGACCGTCTTTCCACTCCCAAAGGGCCCTGGAATAGCTGCAGTTCCTCCTTTAGCCTGCGGGAAGAAAGTATCAATTGTCCTCTGCCCTGTAACAAGGGGAACTTCTGGAGGTAACTTTTGTTTATAAGGCCTCTTCATACGAACTGGCCATCTTTGATACATTCTAACCTCTTTAATCTCACCATTTGGAGCTTTAACCTTTGCAATAACTTCCTCTATTGTGTAATCACCTTCTCCAACAATTTCAATTATCTCACCCTCAATCTCAGGGGGGATCATTATCTTATGCTCTATAATACTTGTTTCGGGAACAACGCCAATGATGTCCCCCCCAACCACTTTGTCCCCTACTTTAACTTTTGGTGTGAAGTGCCACTTTTTATCCCTGGAAAGAGCAGGGGCTGTGAGACCTCTTCCTATAAAGTCCCCACTTTGACTCCTTAATATTTCAAGAGGCCTTTGAATTCCATCATATATTGAAGTAAGCAGCCCCGGCCCAAGTTCAACACTCAAGGACGCTCCTGTACCCATAACTGGTTCTCCGGGTTTAATACCTGCAGTTTCTTCGTAAACCTGAATAACTGCTTTGTCTCCTTCTAATCTAATGATTTCTCCAATAAGTCCTAGTTCACCTACTCTGACTACCTCATACATCCTAGAACCTCTCATCTCATCTGCAACGACCAATGGCCCAGTAACCCTAACTATCTTTCCCATGTTTTTCACCTCTTTATCTCAACACCTATGGCCCTTCTAACAATTTCTCTTAGTTGTTCTTCACCATATAATGACCCGTATTTATCAGGAATTTGAAGAATTATTGGAAATGCGACATCTGGAATTTCCACCCTTTGTGCCAACCGTTCTGTTATTAAAATCACACCAACATCTTCCCTTTCTATCAATTCCATTATTTTATTTCTCACTCTCTCTATTTCATGTGTCGTATCCTCAAAAGAATAAGTTTCATGAACCCCTGCTAATCTAAAGCCAAGTACCGTGTCTTTATCACCCAACACCACTATTTTCATAGTTGCTCACCTATAATCTTCTTTATTACCTCTGGTTTCAGCCCATCTTCTATTAACTTGGCAATTGCTTTAAGCCTTCTAATTTCCCATTCCTTTTGCAGTATGTAGCTTATCGGAGTAGCTATGCTAAGTGGATAGAATTTTGTAAGTTCAGACATTCTTTGTTGGATATATTTTTCGAATGCTCTTTCAAAAGCTGAAATATCCACCACAACTTTTTCTCTAACCTCTCTTAGTATCGAAGAGTACTCTGTAGAATCAAGCTCAGCTAGTGCCATTTCAATATCCTCTACATTTAGGAGAGTCTCAATGAGTTTTCTGTTCATTTTCCCACCAGGAATAAGGGAGTTTCTGATCTTATCTGCACTTAAATGATGTGCCTTAGCTCTCAAAATTGTTACCAAGTTTATTTTATCAATCTTTAAGTTCACGAATTCTTCGAGGATTTCTCTTTCCTCAGCTTTCCGAGAGCGAGCATATTCAAGAAGTTTGGAATAGTGCTTTTTATACAACTCAGTTTCAAACTCTTCTAGACTTATCTCCTTAAGAAGAAGTCTCTGATATGGATCCTCATATTCCGTACCTTCAAGTATAACAAGAATTTCTTCCAGAGTCTTGGCCTCAGCCATAGCTTTTACTTTCCCTATAAGAGTTCCCAGTTCGTGTATATAGTCTCTTGCCACTTCTCCGCTAAATTTCGCCTTAACTACTGAAGAAATGTTCCTAACATCCCATTCTTCAAGGAGAAGCTGGAAAAATGCACTTGTTCTTTTGGGTAAAATTTTCAGCATTAACTGGTATGTATCAGCTAAGGATGCTTCCAATGCCCTGTCAATGGTCTCCGCTCTTAAGGAGGGCAAGTTCCCCAAATATGGTTTGTAATCACTATCCTCTAAGTTCATCACAAAGTTGTTGAGGGTTTTTGATTCCGACAATTCTCCAAGTTTCTGTTCATTGAATAATCTTGCTTCCATAGCTTTAATCCTCGCATTGGGATATGAATATGGAGTGTACTTCCACAGTATTTGGCCCGTTTTATATGCCACCCAAGTAAAAATCACGACCAACGTTGTATCCATCAGTGCCGTTATAGTACTCACTTCCACGCCTCTCACCCAAATAGAATTTTCGCTATTTTAGTTCTTAAGTCAGCCTGAAGTCTCTCCATTCTAGCTTCAAAAGTGTTATCTATTCTTATCGTTTTTTCCAGATTTTGCACTATTACGCCACCTATTGTCTCTATGGGTTCTCCCAGTGATATTGTTATATCCTTACCGAGCTTCTCATTTACACTTTCCTCCATTTCCTTCAAATGGGCCTTTAACAGAGATAATGTCTCTCCATTTGAACTGAGTACTACCTTCTCTTCTCCCAATTCCCGAATTCCAGTTACTATAAGGTCCTTAAGTATTTCCATATACTCAGCTTCTGGAATCGATAGCAATCTATCCTTTATAGCTCCTATAACTTCATTAATTAACTCCTCCTGAAGGACAAGTTTCTTTCTCCTAACTTCAAGCTTAGCATTTGCTATTATTCTCTGTTTTTCCAGTTCTGCTTGGGTTTGAGCCTTTCTAATAATCCAATCTGCTTTTATTCTAGCTTTCTTTTCAGCTTCTTGCTTAATTTTTTCTGCTTTCTGCTCAGCCTCTTCCAAGATATACTTTATCTTTTGCTCAGCCTCTTTGTTAATTTCCTCGATAATTAGCCTTGCTCCTTCCATTGGTAGTTCCTCCTTGAAATATTGGAGAGAAGGCCTTAAAAGCCAACTCCCGTGATTATGAGGATTAACGCACCAACCAAACCAAAGATAGCCATTGTTTCAGCCATAGCAGCAAATATAATTGATTGTGTGAATGTCTTTGGGTTCTTTGCGGTGGCACCAATACCTGCCGAAGCTATAATACCCTGTGGAATCGCAGATAATCCTGTTAATCCAACAGTCAATCCTGCACCTAAGAGAATTGCGGCTTTAATTAGATTATCTGTTGTAGTTTCAGCAAACCTGAAACTTCCTCCAAGTATTCCCGAAACTAATGCTATGAGGAATAGGGTAATCAACCCATAAATACTCTGAGTCATTGGGAGACCCTGTAAGACCAATGCATTTCTAAAGTTCTTTTCATCTTCAGCAACAGCTCCTGCTGCTGCAGCTCCAGCAATACCAACTCCAAATGACGATGCAGCTCCAGCAATACCTGCTGCAAGTGCAGCACCCAATGCAACATAAACTATTGGCTCCATATCCTTACACCTCCTAAATTTCTAACTCAAGCTCAGATACTTCTCTTTTAGCTTTAAATGGTTCAAATTTTTTACCTTCTCCTGAATAAAATGTGCCAAAAAATTCAACATAATGTAGACGCAGAGCATGAACAAATGCTCCAAGGGCATTTATAGCGGTTGAAAATATGTGGCCTCCAACGA harbors:
- a CDS encoding ATP synthase subunit A: MGKIVRVTGPLVVADEMRGSRMYEVVRVGELGLIGEIIRLEGDKAVIQVYEETAGIKPGEPVMGTGASLSVELGPGLLTSIYDGIQRPLEILRSQSGDFIGRGLTAPALSRDKKWHFTPKVKVGDKVVGGDIIGVVPETSIIEHKIMIPPEIEGEIIEIVGEGDYTIEEVIAKVKAPNGEIKEVRMYQRWPVRMKRPYKQKLPPEVPLVTGQRTIDTFFPQAKGGTAAIPGPFGSGKTVTQHQLAKWSDAEVVVYIGCGERGNEMTDVLEEFPKLKDPRTGKPLMERTVLIANTSNMPVAAREASIYTGITIAEYFRDMGYNVALMADSTSRWAEALREISGRLEEMPGEEGYPAYLASKVAEFYERAGRVRTLGSDDRIGSVSVIGAVSPPGGDLSDPVVQNTLRVVKVFWALDADLARRRHFPAINWLTSYSLYVDSIKDWWQNNVDPEWKAMRDEAMALLQKESELEEIVRIVGPDALPEREKAILLVARMLREDYLQQDAFHEVDTYCLPKKQVTMMRVILNFYRHTMRAIDAGIPVEEIAKLPVREEIGRMKYNPNIEEIAVLMEKTKEQFEELFKKYGE
- a CDS encoding V-type ATP synthase subunit F, yielding MKIVVLGDKDTVLGFRLAGVHETYSFEDTTHEIERVRNKIMELIEREDVGVILITERLAQRVEIPDVAFPIILQIPDKYGSLYGEEQLREIVRRAIGVEIKR
- a CDS encoding V-type ATP synthase subunit C, whose amino-acid sequence is MEVSTITALMDTTLVVIFTWVAYKTGQILWKYTPYSYPNARIKAMEARLFNEQKLGELSESKTLNNFVMNLEDSDYKPYLGNLPSLRAETIDRALEASLADTYQLMLKILPKRTSAFFQLLLEEWDVRNISSVVKAKFSGEVARDYIHELGTLIGKVKAMAEAKTLEEILVILEGTEYEDPYQRLLLKEISLEEFETELYKKHYSKLLEYARSRKAEEREILEEFVNLKIDKINLVTILRAKAHHLSADKIRNSLIPGGKMNRKLIETLLNVEDIEMALAELDSTEYSSILREVREKVVVDISAFERAFEKYIQQRMSELTKFYPLSIATPISYILQKEWEIRRLKAIAKLIEDGLKPEVIKKIIGEQL
- a CDS encoding V-type ATP synthase subunit E translates to MEGARLIIEEINKEAEQKIKYILEEAEQKAEKIKQEAEKKARIKADWIIRKAQTQAELEKQRIIANAKLEVRRKKLVLQEELINEVIGAIKDRLLSIPEAEYMEILKDLIVTGIRELGEEKVVLSSNGETLSLLKAHLKEMEESVNEKLGKDITISLGEPIETIGGVIVQNLEKTIRIDNTFEARMERLQADLRTKIAKILFG
- a CDS encoding V-type ATP synthase subunit K (produces ATP from ADP in the presence of a proton gradient across the membrane; the K subunit is a nonenzymatic component which binds the dimeric form by interacting with the G and E subunits); its protein translation is MEPIVYVALGAALAAGIAGAASSFGVGIAGAAAAGAVAEDEKNFRNALVLQGLPMTQSIYGLITLFLIALVSGILGGSFRFAETTTDNLIKAAILLGAGLTVGLTGLSAIPQGIIASAGIGATAKNPKTFTQSIIFAAMAETMAIFGLVGALILIITGVGF